In Paludisphaera rhizosphaerae, one DNA window encodes the following:
- a CDS encoding S9 family peptidase yields the protein MKLADARRLVAFTLISAVTPGIAAAGDEGSKAAYARAEGLAESTRDKVFKARVRPAWLPKGHRFWYANSLAEGAREYIYVDAEKSERRPAFDHEKLAEALGKTSGKPLKADHLSLDRFTIAEDGAVHFAFDGKTYRFDPAGDLKEAPIPEGAPAPPAEPERGGPERRRFANEGTRRAPRGEDSPDGKLSIRLRDHNLILHERVSGNDTILTFDGADVDAYEPRVFWSPDSKRFIALRTRKGSEHKVSMIDSSPKDQLQPKVFTHDYLKPGDQIAVSRPHLFDVETRKEIPITPELAPNPWSIDDFHWSPDSSRFSFLYNQRGHQVMRVIAVDAATGKASATVDEQPETFFCYSSKLFERRMDATHELIWMSERDGWNHLYLIDLNDGKVKNQITRGPWVVRGVDRVDEEKRQIWFRAGGIHADQDPYHVHFARVNFDGSDLVVLTAGDGTHEIDYSPDREFIVDTYSRVDLPPVTELRRVKDGGLVCELEKADVSRLESSGWKPPQRFVAKGRDGKTDIYGIICRPRKFDASAKYPVIEQIYAGPQGSFVPKRFAPYHAHQGLAELGFIVVQIDGMGTNERSKAFHDVCWKNLLDSGFPDRVLWMKAAAEKDPAMDISRVGVYGGSAGGQSALAGLLTHGDFYKVGVADCGCHDNRMDKIWWNEQWMGWPVGPHYAEQSNVTLAPKLTGKLMLTVGELDRNVDPASTMQVVNALIKADKDFDLIVFPGADHGAGGGPYGDRRRRDFFVRHLLGVEPRSR from the coding sequence ATGAAGCTTGCGGATGCCCGCCGTCTCGTCGCGTTCACTCTCATTTCAGCCGTCACTCCGGGGATCGCTGCGGCGGGAGACGAGGGGTCGAAAGCCGCCTACGCAAGGGCCGAGGGCCTGGCCGAATCCACGCGGGACAAGGTCTTCAAGGCCCGCGTCCGGCCTGCGTGGCTGCCGAAGGGGCATCGGTTCTGGTACGCGAACAGCCTTGCGGAGGGAGCGCGCGAGTACATCTACGTCGACGCCGAGAAAAGCGAACGTCGACCGGCCTTCGACCACGAGAAGCTGGCCGAAGCCCTCGGCAAGACGTCCGGTAAGCCGCTGAAGGCCGACCACCTGAGCCTCGACCGATTCACGATCGCCGAGGACGGCGCAGTCCACTTCGCCTTCGACGGCAAGACCTATCGCTTCGACCCGGCCGGCGACTTGAAGGAAGCGCCCATCCCCGAAGGGGCGCCAGCCCCGCCCGCCGAACCCGAACGCGGGGGTCCCGAGCGGCGGCGGTTCGCGAATGAAGGGACGCGACGAGCCCCCAGGGGCGAGGACTCTCCGGACGGCAAGCTCTCGATTCGACTCCGCGACCACAACCTGATCCTGCACGAGCGGGTCTCGGGGAACGATACCATCCTCACCTTCGACGGCGCCGACGTCGACGCCTACGAACCGCGGGTCTTCTGGTCGCCCGACTCGAAGCGGTTCATCGCCCTCCGCACTCGAAAGGGGTCGGAACACAAGGTCTCGATGATCGATTCTTCGCCGAAGGACCAGCTTCAGCCGAAGGTCTTCACCCACGACTACCTCAAGCCCGGCGACCAGATCGCCGTCTCCCGGCCGCATCTGTTCGATGTCGAAACCCGCAAAGAAATCCCCATTACTCCCGAGCTGGCTCCGAACCCGTGGAGTATCGACGACTTCCACTGGTCGCCCGATTCCAGCCGGTTCTCCTTTCTGTACAACCAGCGCGGGCACCAGGTGATGCGGGTGATCGCCGTCGACGCGGCGACCGGGAAAGCCTCGGCGACTGTGGACGAGCAGCCGGAGACGTTCTTCTGCTACTCATCCAAGCTGTTCGAGCGGCGGATGGACGCCACCCATGAGCTGATCTGGATGTCCGAGCGCGACGGCTGGAATCACCTCTATCTGATCGACCTGAATGACGGGAAGGTGAAGAACCAGATCACGCGCGGGCCGTGGGTGGTCCGAGGGGTGGATCGCGTCGACGAGGAGAAGCGGCAGATCTGGTTCCGCGCGGGCGGGATCCACGCGGATCAGGACCCGTACCACGTCCATTTCGCCCGGGTGAACTTCGACGGCTCGGATCTGGTGGTCCTCACGGCGGGCGACGGCACCCACGAGATCGACTATTCGCCCGACCGCGAGTTCATCGTCGACACCTACTCCCGCGTGGACCTGCCGCCCGTGACCGAACTCCGGCGGGTGAAGGACGGCGGTCTCGTCTGCGAACTGGAAAAGGCCGACGTCTCGCGGCTGGAATCGTCGGGGTGGAAGCCTCCGCAGCGGTTCGTCGCCAAGGGGCGCGACGGCAAGACCGACATCTACGGGATCATCTGCCGCCCTCGGAAGTTCGACGCGTCGGCGAAATACCCGGTGATCGAGCAGATCTACGCCGGCCCGCAGGGGTCGTTCGTGCCCAAGCGGTTCGCCCCCTATCACGCCCATCAAGGGCTGGCTGAGTTGGGCTTCATCGTCGTCCAGATCGACGGAATGGGGACGAACGAGCGGTCGAAGGCCTTTCACGACGTCTGCTGGAAGAACCTGCTGGATTCCGGGTTCCCCGACCGCGTCCTCTGGATGAAAGCCGCTGCCGAGAAGGACCCGGCGATGGACATCTCGCGCGTGGGCGTCTACGGCGGGTCGGCCGGCGGCCAAAGCGCCCTGGCGGGCCTGCTGACGCACGGCGACTTCTACAAGGTGGGCGTCGCCGACTGCGGCTGCCACGACAATCGCATGGACAAGATCTGGTGGAACGAGCAGTGGATGGGATGGCCGGTCGGTCCCCACTACGCCGAGCAGTCCAACGTCACGCTCGCCCCCAAGCTGACCGGCAAGCTGATGCTGACCGTCGGTGAACTCGACCGCAACGTCGACCCCGCCTCGACCATGCAGGTCGTCAACGCCCTCATCAAGGCCGACAAGGACTTCGACCTCATCGTCTTCCCCGGAGCCGACCACGGCGCCGGCGGCGGCCCCTACGGCGACCGTCGCCGCCGCGATTTCTTCGTCCGGCACCTGCTGGGCGTTGAGCCGCGTTCACGGTAA
- a CDS encoding dihydrodipicolinate synthase family protein, giving the protein MSSAWRGVFAAVTTQFHSDQSLNLKSTLAHIDAMLDAGLHGLIMLGTVGENYSLEYPEKLEVLRATVDHIGGRVPVLTGVAEYTTKLASRYAVDAKEIGVDGLMVLPTMVYKTAPEETMVHYRTVARATDLPIMVYNNPVSYGVDITPAMFQELADEPTLVAIKESSENVRRITDLKNACGDRYTLLAGVDDLVLESLMLGAEGWVSGLVNAFPAENRLLWDLAEAGRWEEAREVYRWYMPLLHLDTYPKLVQYIKLAVQECGYGSETVRAPRLAIEGEERERILAIIRKGIAERPQTTASA; this is encoded by the coding sequence ATGTCGAGCGCATGGCGCGGCGTTTTCGCGGCGGTGACGACTCAGTTCCACAGCGACCAGTCGCTGAACCTCAAGTCCACGTTGGCTCACATCGACGCCATGCTCGACGCCGGCCTCCACGGGCTGATCATGCTCGGGACCGTCGGTGAGAATTACTCGCTGGAGTATCCTGAAAAGCTGGAAGTCCTCCGCGCGACGGTCGACCACATCGGTGGTCGCGTCCCAGTTCTGACGGGCGTCGCTGAGTACACCACCAAGCTCGCCTCACGATATGCGGTCGACGCCAAGGAGATCGGCGTGGACGGGCTGATGGTCCTGCCGACCATGGTCTACAAGACCGCGCCCGAGGAGACGATGGTCCACTATCGGACGGTCGCCAGGGCCACCGACCTGCCGATCATGGTCTACAACAACCCGGTGTCCTACGGCGTGGACATCACCCCCGCGATGTTCCAGGAACTGGCCGACGAGCCGACGCTGGTCGCCATCAAGGAATCGTCCGAGAACGTGCGCCGGATCACCGACCTCAAGAACGCCTGCGGCGACCGCTACACGCTTCTCGCCGGCGTGGACGATCTGGTGCTGGAAAGCCTGATGCTCGGCGCGGAGGGCTGGGTCTCCGGCCTGGTGAACGCCTTCCCGGCCGAAAACCGGCTGCTCTGGGATCTGGCCGAGGCCGGCCGCTGGGAAGAGGCCCGCGAGGTCTACCGCTGGTACATGCCGCTGCTGCATCTGGACACGTATCCGAAGCTCGTCCAGTACATCAAGCTGGCCGTTCAGGAGTGCGGCTACGGGTCGGAGACGGTCCGCGCCCCCCGGCTGGCCATCGAGGGCGAGGAACGCGAGCGTATCCTGGCGATCATCCGGAAGGGGATCGCCGAACGTCCCCAAACGACCGCGTCGGCCTGA
- a CDS encoding 4-hydroxyproline epimerase — MPSPSLRRIEVIDSHTGGEPTRVVVAGGPDLGRGTMAERLDVFRDRFDDFRSCVTNEPRGSDVLVGALLCEPVNSDSAAGVIYFNNVGYLGMCGHGTIGLGATLAHMGRIVPGSHRLETPVGDVTMELEADGSVVVENVVSRRAAKDVAVDVPGLGRFVGDVAWGGNWFFLVHHHDERIDAANVERLTDVAWRIRQALTAQGIKGDDGREIDHVELFGPPSSSAADGRNFVLCPGKAYDRSPCGTGTSANLACLVADGKLAEGRVWRQESVVGSVFEGVAKIVDGGVRPRIRGRAFITAEATLLVDPGDPFGAGIRI; from the coding sequence GTGCCGAGTCCATCGCTCCGTCGGATCGAAGTCATCGATTCCCACACCGGCGGCGAGCCGACCCGCGTGGTCGTCGCCGGCGGTCCCGACCTGGGTCGGGGGACGATGGCCGAACGCCTCGACGTCTTCCGCGACCGCTTCGACGACTTCCGATCCTGCGTGACCAATGAGCCGCGCGGGTCGGACGTCCTCGTCGGCGCCCTGCTCTGCGAGCCGGTGAATTCCGACTCGGCGGCCGGGGTGATTTACTTCAACAACGTGGGCTACCTCGGCATGTGCGGCCACGGGACGATCGGCCTGGGGGCGACGCTCGCCCACATGGGCCGGATCGTCCCGGGAAGCCATCGCCTCGAGACGCCCGTCGGCGACGTGACGATGGAACTGGAAGCCGACGGCTCGGTCGTCGTCGAGAACGTCGTCAGCCGACGCGCGGCCAAGGACGTGGCGGTCGATGTCCCCGGTCTCGGCCGGTTCGTCGGCGACGTCGCCTGGGGAGGGAACTGGTTCTTCCTGGTCCATCACCATGACGAACGGATCGACGCGGCGAACGTCGAACGGCTGACGGACGTCGCCTGGCGGATCCGACAGGCTCTCACGGCCCAGGGGATCAAGGGCGACGACGGCCGTGAGATCGACCACGTCGAGCTGTTCGGCCCCCCCTCATCATCGGCCGCCGACGGCCGCAATTTCGTCCTCTGCCCTGGCAAGGCCTACGATCGTTCGCCGTGCGGGACCGGCACGAGCGCGAATCTGGCCTGTCTGGTGGCCGACGGCAAGCTCGCCGAGGGCCGCGTCTGGCGGCAGGAGAGCGTGGTGGGCAGCGTCTTCGAGGGCGTCGCGAAGATCGTCGACGGGGGCGTCCGCCCCCGGATCCGCGGCAGGGCCTTCATCACAGCCGAGGCGACGCTCCTCGTCGACCCCGGCGACCCCTTCGGTGCGGGCATCCGGATATGA
- a CDS encoding NAD(P)/FAD-dependent oxidoreductase, translating to MSQSVIVIGGGVVGTSCAYYLTRAGWNVTVIDRGAIGGGSSAGNCGFVCPSHVLPLTEPGMVGKGLASLFQKNSALKVKFRLDPALWSWMYHFARRCNERDMLEAARGIQPILESSLHLYQQLMKDEALDCEWHERGLFFVYRDRKEFDAYAPTDRLLDEKFHCPAERIEGDAVLEREPALKPGLAGGWYYHEDAHLRPDRLMKAWRANVEASGGTFRENCGFQGFIRKNGSASAVKTTQGELTADAFVMAAGAWTPMLAEGLGCKVPIQPGKGYSITMPRPKICPNVPMIFPETRVAVTPFDSGYRLGSTMEFAGYDETIDPSRLKILRDGAAPYLQEPEAEPVQQTWFGWRPMTYDGLPIIDRAPAINNVMIAAGHNMLGLSMATGTGKLVAEMLNGDEPLIDPKPYRSTRF from the coding sequence ATGAGCCAGAGCGTAATCGTGATCGGCGGCGGGGTCGTGGGGACCTCGTGCGCGTACTACCTGACAAGGGCCGGCTGGAACGTCACGGTCATCGACCGAGGCGCGATCGGCGGCGGCAGTTCGGCGGGGAACTGCGGCTTCGTCTGCCCCAGCCACGTCCTGCCGCTCACCGAGCCCGGCATGGTGGGCAAAGGGCTGGCGTCGCTCTTCCAGAAAAACTCGGCCCTCAAGGTCAAGTTTCGCCTCGACCCAGCGCTCTGGTCGTGGATGTACCACTTCGCCCGCCGCTGCAACGAGCGTGACATGCTTGAAGCCGCGAGGGGAATCCAGCCCATCCTGGAGAGTTCACTCCACCTCTACCAGCAGCTCATGAAGGACGAGGCCCTCGACTGCGAGTGGCACGAGCGCGGGCTCTTCTTCGTCTACCGCGACCGCAAGGAGTTCGATGCCTACGCTCCGACTGACAGGCTGCTCGACGAGAAATTCCATTGCCCGGCCGAGCGCATCGAAGGCGACGCCGTCCTCGAACGCGAGCCCGCGCTGAAGCCGGGCCTCGCGGGCGGCTGGTACTACCACGAGGACGCTCACTTGCGGCCGGACCGGCTCATGAAGGCCTGGCGGGCGAACGTCGAGGCGTCCGGTGGGACCTTCCGCGAGAACTGCGGCTTCCAGGGCTTCATCCGCAAGAACGGCTCGGCCTCTGCCGTGAAGACGACCCAGGGCGAGCTGACGGCCGACGCCTTCGTCATGGCCGCCGGCGCGTGGACGCCGATGCTTGCGGAAGGCCTCGGCTGCAAGGTCCCCATCCAGCCCGGGAAGGGCTACAGCATCACGATGCCCCGGCCGAAGATCTGCCCGAACGTCCCGATGATCTTCCCCGAAACCCGCGTCGCGGTGACCCCGTTCGACTCAGGCTATCGCCTCGGCTCGACGATGGAGTTCGCCGGCTACGACGAAACGATCGACCCGTCGCGCCTCAAGATCCTCCGCGACGGGGCCGCCCCGTACCTCCAGGAACCCGAGGCCGAGCCCGTTCAGCAAACCTGGTTCGGCTGGCGACCGATGACCTACGACGGCCTGCCGATTATCGACCGCGCCCCGGCGATCAATAACGTCATGATCGCCGCCGGCCACAACATGCTGGGACTCTCGATGGCCACCGGCACCGGCAAGCTTGTCGCCGAGATGCTCAACGGCGACGAGCCTTTGATCGACCCGAAGCCCTATCGATCGACACGGTTCTAG